gcaggggagccctgggggggccgggaagctcttgtgtgggtcaggaaagaggtgctgggcacgaggccggggctgtgctgagcaggcccagccctcacatccccccagccaacgccggctgcccggggggcttgggagggacccccagcccgtgtgccccacactgagctggcagagagagagccaagggacagggccacgggcagggccacgggtgagggacaggcagggccattgcagggccatggtgagggcacagcctgtggcagcagagctgcccagggccgggggcagccgggggtgttggtaccagccagtggtggggccgagcagagcacaaggcctcttgcagacccctggagcagcctcccacttgccagccctgccctggtggggtgacactgtcccctccatacaggacactcccccagaaCTCTTCAGGGGAGcattttgtgtctattcctggttgctgattcctgcaggggacctgagggcccctctgcaatcccatccatggggcacagtctcctctccagagcttggctcactgcagactttgcaggtgaatctgtgctggcagctgcatcctgagcctaAGGGCAGTTTCTATCCCTGAGttctgatccatcctggggacccaagggatcctctgccattccatccatgcagcaggagtcaccctcctgcccttgactccctgcagaggaacaagtgccatgtctctgtttgggagaagccagatgctgcccctgggccatcagaagtggtgctgaacttctttcagcccagccctggtgcagttttctcatcccctcaccgagtgcccgctcccccagccggcactgaccaaccagggcgtttggcacacgtggtttggtggtttggagaaacagccccgggctggcagggggccagagaacctcgaggaacagccctggagagTTTGAAGTGACACTACATTAATACAGCTTTTGATTAATATGTAGCAACTGAATCAAGTGCTCATGAAATGacctcaatcccctcatcctcCTAATTAAGCACTATATTTTTGGGatgaatcttcatattttgcagtatttttggCTGAATTTTAACTTTTTGCACTTTGTGGGGGGGGTTcatctttctgtttctgaagggttttttgcctgaatctgggTGGTTTGGGTTATTCTGGGCTAaatcttggtggtttggaggtttttatggacacaggatgcccagtgagttctagagatggacttgggcaggaggaacccccaagccaacgcgctcagcccttgttttcccccccatcaggatttgtccttcccaaagcttgggcggatggaggaggaggctgcgaggaagaggaagatgccttgggccccccaggcaggtgaggaggaagtcagtgtccctttgggcgggtgttgtgctggctctgtcagccgagcatggccccggctgcaggacaaccccgctggcgccgccgtcctgccggggccggagttggggggatgtccttggccttccctgtgggccggaggcaaatcccctccctgtccttcttgcttcctgccccaggccccgagctgaggacggagagcccggaggacaaatccccccgtgagaccctggtgggagaggccgttttgaagggctccccggcgcaggaaggcagcggggaggaaaagggccggagatccccccgcaggaggggctccaaagccatcccagggtgctctgaggaggaaagagccagcctgtgccaggaaggcggccgtagcttgaggcagagctctgagctggtggtccctgatcagcctcccagcagagtaAAGACcctcaggtgcttggaatgtgggaagagcttcaagaacagctcccacctgatccgacaccagcagatccacactggggcacgtccctacacgtgtggggaatgtgggaagagcttcaaccagagctcccacctgttCAAACACCAGTGcgtccacactggggaatggccctacaaatgtggggaatgtgggaagagcttcagtgacagcttcagcctgatccgacacctgcacatccacactggggaacggccgtacacgtgtgaggaatgtgggaagagcttcagggacagctgcagcctgatccgacacctgcacatccacactggggaacggccctacacgtgtggggaatgtgggaagagcttcagggacagctgcagcctccgcacccaccagctcatccacactaGGGAACGGCCCTACCTCTGTcagaaatgtgggaagagctttaggaagagctccagcctgatccaacaccagcacatccacaccggggaaagTCCCTACctctgtgaggaatgtgggaagagctttaggaacagctccaacctcatcacccacaagcgcatccacactggtgaacggccctacaagtgcttggaatgtgggaagaggtttcagaccagctcaagTCTCCTCAgacatgagcggacgcacagggatgagaggcccttccgctgcaccgactgcgggaagggcttcaaccggaactcccacctcagcacccaccggcgcatccacaccggggaaaggccctacaagtgtggggagtgtgggaagaccTTCCCCCACAGCTCtaccttgaccaaacaccaacggacccaccggtaagagaagccgtaccagtgccccgactgcgggaagagcttcggccgctgcttccaccccgaatgaagcccctgatggtgaggcaacccctggagtccagtgactgtcagtccatccctttcgaccacaaagggccagtcccctttctcaggggcagcttcttccaacagaacctttcttggaggggtgtgtggagattcctgccctggctggggacccccccaaggtcactgctggaggttgagagcagagatctccccaagagcattggtctgggggagttccatccatctctagtTAAGAATTATTGTTTTTTTGCCAGatttagtagaattgcttcaacaattgctttagtgtagagcactgtcctatcttatcctgtactcctggtagttttagtgtttctcttGTGCAGTTAATActtctgattaagatcttttgtctgatcatttgtatccctaaataaattcctttctatcaatagatctgatttgccatcattaaaacctgggggacaaaagtgcttcagtcacacctctgtaattcctctaaactgaaactgttggcataatccaagtCTGAGACtggatccagcagcctccagcaccccacaggaagttgggagctcagggggccacccccctttgccaacccccttgtgcccaaagacccccatgggaccctCTACCCTACCAgacccccttttccacccttctccctgttcctcccacttttccataGTCTCCTCAATCCCCACCCCTGCCTGGATTACTCTGGGGGTCCCAGCtcccatttttccctcctctcacatcttccacatcatcccccaaTCCCCATCTCCCTccaactcagtttggggtcccagcaccccaaaaaaGGGGTTAGGttgggtcctgggtgggctctgtgCGTGTTTGGGGGGTTCTCCGGGGCCTGTGGGGAGATTTAGGGAGGTCCCAGCACCTTtgggggtgagctgggtgccttTTAAGGGACAGGTGCCCCACCAAGACCGTCCCAGAGCGGCttgacacagggggaacacaggggggtccccattcccaatccatcctggggctggttctgccccccccaaactcagctccaccccttgggattcccccaagcccctcccccactgccccccaataactgggactggggagaactgggaagctttactgggatcactgggagcagctgggcagaggcagagtgacaacaggggagggggggacacacgacccccccaaaatcgtcacggggacagggggggtccaggctgggcccaaggccctggggaggggctgcggccgctgccggctcaggagctctgtggggagagaaaagggggtgacaggggccacagggatcatactgggagcacctgACAGCATGGTGGAGGCatctgggatatactgggagtggctgggagcgactggaaccatagtagggatgactgggagcaactggaaccacgctgggggcaactgggatcatactgggagcagctgggctcctattggagtcatactgggaccatactgggagtgactgcaataatcctgggagtatgtgagagggactgcagccatactggggatgagtgggatcaaactggcttcatactggaagtgtctggaagtcactggTATCATACTGGTGGCAATTGTGATTGTACtgagatcatactgggatcagactaggatcatactgggagcaactggttctatgctaggggcaactgggagctactaggatcccactgggaggaagggggagcaactgggaccatgctgggcacaactgggatcatactgggagcaactgggcccacattgaaggtggctggggtcatactgggagtgactgggagcattctgagggcagttgcgaccatgttggcacaactgggatatactgggagcaagtgggatcacactggaattgactgggatcatactgggaggcactaggaccccactgggggtgactgggagtggctgcgagcaactgggatcatgctggaagctactgggagcattCAGGAGTGAATGGGACCAcactggaggcaactgggatatactgggagagaccaggagtgac
This Pseudopipra pipra isolate bDixPip1 chromosome W, bDixPip1.hap1, whole genome shotgun sequence DNA region includes the following protein-coding sequences:
- the LOC135404954 gene encoding zinc finger protein 502-like; the encoded protein is LVVPDQPPSRVKTLRCLECGKSFKNSSHLIRHQQIHTGARPYTCGECGKSFNQSSHLFKHQCVHTGEWPYKCGECGKSFSDSFSLIRHLHIHTGERPYTCEECGKSFRDSCSLIRHLHIHTGERPYTCGECGKSFRDSCSLRTHQLIHTRERPYLCQKCGKSFRKSSSLIQHQHIHTGESPYLCEECGKSFRNSSNLITHKRIHTGERPYKCLECGKRFQTSSSLLRHERTHRDERPFRCTDCGKGFNRNSHLSTHRRIHTGERPYKCGECGKTFPHSSTLTKHQRTHR